A stretch of Candidatus Sphingomonas phytovorans DNA encodes these proteins:
- a CDS encoding murein L,D-transpeptidase catalytic domain family protein — MAQDFPPISAPCKTPPALLGQALVALDRHRHRIEFADRIAIADFSAPSFQPRLYLVDLRNGATVSLLVAHGKGSDPDHSGWVRRFSNDEGSLASSEGAFLTSDYYTSDHGVSQRLIGLDATNNNAESRAIVIHCAWYANPDILLSQPVLGRSDGCFVVGEAEIDLLFDRLGPGRMLFSAKI; from the coding sequence ATGGCGCAGGATTTCCCGCCGATCAGCGCGCCTTGCAAAACGCCCCCAGCCTTGCTTGGCCAGGCGCTGGTCGCGCTCGACCGGCATCGCCATCGGATCGAGTTCGCTGATCGTATCGCCATCGCCGACTTCAGCGCGCCGTCCTTCCAGCCGCGCCTCTATCTGGTCGATCTGCGTAACGGGGCCACCGTCAGCTTGCTCGTGGCGCACGGCAAGGGGTCAGACCCCGACCATAGCGGATGGGTGCGGCGCTTCTCGAACGACGAGGGCTCGCTTGCCTCTTCGGAGGGGGCTTTCCTGACATCGGACTATTATACCAGTGACCATGGCGTGTCTCAGCGCCTGATCGGCCTGGACGCTACCAACAACAACGCGGAAAGCCGCGCCATCGTCATTCACTGCGCCTGGTACGCCAACCCGGACATCCTGCTAAGCCAGCCGGTGCTTGGCCGCAGCGACGGCTGCTTCGTCGTGGGCGAGGCGGAAATCGACCTCCTGTTCGACCGGCTCGGGCCCGGGCGAATGCTCTTCTCGGCGAAGATCTAG
- a CDS encoding L,D-transpeptidase family protein, giving the protein MALSRSSTWPLAAMLLLAWTATPALAADGAPFTMDVAATLEPGQFVWNDTGGGGDIRILVSIPLQRAYVYRGDALIGLSPISSGAPGFDTPVGAFTILEKDADHRSNIYSNAPMPFMLRLTWDGIALHAGRNPGYPASHGCVRLPVAFARKLFSIISLGAQVIVTDDYTDPLSMPQSPDMTIASARAVPSGMVPLDIARRAAASAIAWTAVGR; this is encoded by the coding sequence ATGGCCCTGTCCCGGAGTTCGACCTGGCCTCTCGCCGCGATGCTCCTGCTTGCCTGGACCGCGACGCCGGCCCTTGCAGCGGACGGCGCCCCGTTCACCATGGACGTGGCCGCGACGCTCGAACCCGGCCAGTTCGTCTGGAACGACACCGGCGGCGGCGGTGACATCCGCATCCTGGTCAGCATCCCGCTCCAGCGCGCCTATGTCTATCGCGGCGATGCGCTGATCGGCCTTTCGCCGATTTCCAGCGGCGCCCCCGGTTTCGACACCCCGGTGGGCGCCTTCACCATCCTCGAAAAGGATGCGGACCACCGCTCCAACATCTATTCGAACGCACCCATGCCGTTCATGCTGCGCCTCACCTGGGACGGGATCGCGCTGCACGCCGGCAGGAACCCCGGCTATCCCGCCTCTCACGGATGCGTACGACTGCCGGTCGCCTTTGCCAGGAAGCTGTTCTCGATCATCAGCCTCGGCGCGCAGGTGATCGTCACCGACGACTATACCGATCCGCTCTCCATGCCGCAGTCGCCCGACATGACGATCGCCTCCGCCCGGGCCGTGCCGTCGGGGATGGTGCCGCTCGACATTGCGCGCCGCGCCGCAGCATCAGCCATCGCCTGGACAGCCGTCGGGCGGTAA
- a CDS encoding Lrp/AsnC family transcriptional regulator: MNDSGISDIDAIDYRILRELASDGRASDVALSERVHLSSTAVARRRKILEERGAVRGYSADLDMARLGFGIVVIVMIELRSQAENVLMEFETAVVKCPSMSYCSFVSGNVDFLMIVHVKSFEDYDRVYRSELSMLPHVAKIRSSFVMREVAQRSVPPVLLTGPA; the protein is encoded by the coding sequence ATGAACGATTCGGGCATCAGCGATATCGATGCGATCGACTATCGAATCCTCCGCGAGCTGGCGAGCGACGGGCGCGCCTCCGATGTGGCACTGAGCGAGCGGGTCCATCTGTCGAGCACGGCGGTTGCCCGGCGCCGCAAGATCCTGGAAGAGCGCGGCGCGGTGCGCGGCTATTCGGCCGATCTCGACATGGCCCGGCTTGGCTTCGGCATCGTCGTGATCGTGATGATCGAGCTTCGTTCCCAGGCCGAGAACGTGCTGATGGAATTCGAGACGGCGGTCGTGAAGTGCCCGTCAATGTCCTATTGCAGCTTCGTCTCCGGCAATGTCGACTTCCTGATGATCGTCCATGTGAAGTCGTTCGAGGATTACGACCGTGTCTATCGCAGCGAGCTCTCCATGCTGCCGCACGTCGCCAAGATTCGCAGCAGCTTCGTGATGCGCGAGGTCGCGCAACGCTCGGTTCCGCCCGTGCTGCTCACCGGCCCGGCATAG
- a CDS encoding TonB-dependent receptor — translation MTILFSASTTLDRQLFRRRNLSTAGILALVAAAMPGIASAQTAPVMMTSVEDKAPAAAGDAIPIDGGAEDQPVGGETPQDEITVTGSRIVRDGYNAPTPVSVISSKELQAEAPANVADFVNTLPSVRGSSTAANSNGSLSNGLAGVASVNLRNLGSQRTLVLFDGQRSVAAATSGVVDVNTFPQALIERVEVVTGGASSAYGSDAVSGVINFILDKKYTGIKGSYEYGVTTYSDGPNHKFTLTGGAPFAGGKGHVLVSGEYFTQKGIHTIDRDWNDAGFFQIDNPAYSAAACSDTNPATICYPSRLIQGGIGTGQFTEGGLISTGPFRGVYFGQINPATGKATTNNFVFGPSNGQWMVGGDYLIGREGHVSSATLLPSEDRKSAFGRISYEFSPAIEVYGQFAYSRYQGQSYYQQTPTTGVTIQIAPSAANGGLVNAYLPASFLNQVNAYNATPGNTPVTTAQIGTSNIGIPPQGSDNTREVFRYVVGASGDFGLFGRNWHWDAYYQKGITKTNELLTNAWNIDRMALATDAVVAPAGNASGIAAGTIVCRSRLTAANVNNGCVPINRIGIGGVSPEALAYVLYDGLQPLRKQTLKQDVAAFNFFTNNLVDIWAGPISLGFGGEWRQESVSGSVDPLFQPRVANGVTSGTWIYGNYLPTFGKYNVKEAYLETIVPLFKGADFNGAFRLTDYSTSGTVTTWKAGVTWQPIRDVKFRGTISRDIRAPNLGELFAPGTGRTNTVNVPLAGGGQRADQFNESTVGNPALDPEVAKTYGVGAIFTPGFIPGLAFSVDYFQIKLSGAINNLTAQTLVTQCYEQSNATACAAISTTGGRGVTTPGLVITSIELKPTNFVGIEAKGIDFEASYRKPIGPGALTLRALVTKNISLYTNNGVDVPTEAAGQNSGSLPDWTYRLTAGYDVGPWGFQIVGRGVSGGVYDNSYIVCSTDCPVSTVANRTVNRNDIAGAIYLDLQVNHSFEIAGAKTTAFLSIKNLLDTDPVLVGNGPTGNNTPAYPQTNRNLYDVLGRVFRVGFRFDF, via the coding sequence ATGACAATTCTATTCAGCGCAAGTACGACTTTAGACCGCCAGTTGTTCAGACGGCGCAACCTGTCGACCGCCGGAATCCTGGCCCTGGTCGCCGCGGCGATGCCCGGCATCGCCAGCGCGCAGACGGCGCCGGTGATGATGACGAGCGTCGAGGACAAGGCCCCCGCCGCTGCCGGCGACGCAATCCCGATCGATGGCGGCGCCGAGGATCAGCCTGTGGGAGGCGAGACGCCGCAAGACGAGATTACCGTCACCGGATCGCGCATCGTGCGCGACGGCTATAACGCCCCCACCCCGGTCAGCGTGATCAGCAGCAAGGAATTGCAGGCGGAGGCGCCCGCCAACGTCGCCGACTTCGTCAACACGCTTCCTTCGGTGCGCGGCAGCTCGACCGCGGCCAATTCGAACGGCTCGCTTAGCAACGGCCTTGCCGGCGTCGCGTCGGTCAATTTGCGCAACCTCGGCTCGCAGCGCACCCTGGTGCTGTTCGACGGCCAGCGCTCGGTCGCGGCGGCTACCAGCGGCGTGGTCGATGTCAACACCTTCCCCCAGGCGCTGATCGAACGGGTCGAAGTGGTGACCGGCGGCGCGTCCTCGGCCTATGGCTCGGACGCCGTGTCGGGCGTCATCAACTTCATCCTCGACAAGAAATATACCGGCATCAAGGGCAGCTACGAATATGGCGTCACCACCTATAGCGACGGCCCGAACCACAAGTTCACGCTGACGGGCGGGGCGCCCTTCGCTGGCGGCAAGGGCCATGTTCTGGTCAGCGGCGAATATTTCACCCAGAAGGGCATCCACACCATCGACCGCGACTGGAACGACGCCGGTTTCTTCCAGATCGACAACCCGGCCTATAGCGCGGCCGCCTGTTCCGACACGAACCCCGCGACGATCTGCTACCCCTCGCGCCTGATCCAGGGCGGCATCGGCACCGGCCAGTTCACCGAGGGAGGCCTGATCAGCACCGGGCCGTTCAGGGGCGTCTATTTCGGCCAGATCAATCCGGCGACCGGTAAGGCGACCACCAATAATTTCGTGTTCGGCCCGTCCAACGGCCAGTGGATGGTCGGGGGCGACTATCTGATCGGGCGCGAGGGCCATGTCAGCAGCGCGACACTGCTCCCGTCGGAGGACCGCAAGAGCGCGTTCGGCCGCATCAGCTACGAATTCTCGCCGGCCATCGAGGTCTACGGGCAGTTCGCGTACAGCCGATACCAGGGCCAGAGCTATTACCAGCAGACGCCCACAACCGGCGTCACCATCCAGATCGCGCCGTCCGCCGCCAATGGCGGGCTGGTCAACGCCTATCTGCCGGCAAGCTTCCTCAACCAGGTCAACGCCTATAACGCGACGCCGGGCAACACCCCCGTCACCACGGCGCAGATCGGCACCAGCAATATCGGCATCCCGCCGCAAGGCAGCGACAATACGCGCGAGGTGTTTCGCTATGTGGTGGGCGCCAGCGGCGATTTCGGCCTGTTCGGCCGCAACTGGCACTGGGACGCCTATTACCAGAAGGGCATCACCAAAACCAACGAGCTGCTGACCAATGCGTGGAACATCGATCGCATGGCGCTTGCCACCGACGCGGTCGTGGCACCCGCCGGCAATGCCTCGGGCATCGCCGCCGGCACCATCGTCTGCCGGTCGCGCCTGACCGCCGCCAACGTCAATAATGGCTGCGTGCCGATCAACCGCATCGGCATCGGCGGAGTCTCGCCCGAGGCGCTTGCCTATGTGCTTTATGACGGGCTGCAACCGCTGCGGAAGCAGACGCTCAAGCAGGATGTCGCGGCGTTCAACTTCTTCACCAACAATCTGGTCGATATCTGGGCAGGCCCCATCTCGCTCGGCTTCGGCGGAGAATGGCGCCAGGAATCGGTTTCAGGCTCGGTCGACCCGCTGTTCCAGCCGCGCGTCGCCAACGGCGTGACCAGCGGCACCTGGATCTACGGCAATTACCTGCCCACCTTCGGCAAATACAATGTGAAGGAAGCCTATCTCGAAACCATCGTCCCGCTGTTCAAGGGCGCCGACTTCAACGGCGCGTTCCGCCTGACCGACTATTCGACATCGGGCACCGTCACCACCTGGAAAGCCGGCGTCACCTGGCAGCCGATCCGCGACGTCAAGTTCCGCGGCACCATCTCCCGGGACATCCGCGCGCCGAACCTGGGCGAACTGTTCGCACCGGGCACCGGCCGCACCAATACCGTCAACGTGCCATTGGCCGGCGGCGGCCAGCGTGCCGACCAGTTCAACGAATCCACCGTCGGCAATCCTGCTCTCGATCCGGAAGTGGCCAAGACCTATGGCGTCGGCGCGATCTTCACGCCCGGCTTCATCCCGGGCCTCGCCTTCTCGGTCGATTATTTCCAGATCAAGCTCAGCGGCGCGATCAACAACCTGACGGCGCAGACGCTGGTGACGCAATGCTATGAGCAGAGCAACGCCACCGCCTGTGCCGCCATCTCGACCACCGGCGGTCGCGGCGTCACCACGCCGGGCCTGGTCATCACCAGCATCGAGCTGAAGCCGACCAACTTCGTCGGCATCGAGGCGAAGGGCATCGATTTCGAGGCGAGCTATCGCAAGCCGATCGGGCCGGGTGCCCTGACGCTGCGCGCGCTGGTGACGAAGAATATCAGTCTCTACACCAACAACGGCGTCGACGTGCCGACCGAGGCGGCCGGCCAGAATTCGGGCAGCCTGCCCGACTGGACCTATCGCCTGACGGCCGGGTACGATGTCGGGCCCTGGGGCTTCCAGATCGTCGGGCGCGGTGTCAGCGGTGGCGTGTACGACAACAGCTATATCGTCTGCAGCACCGATTGCCCGGTCTCCACCGTCGCGAACCGCACGGTGAACCGCAACGATATCGCCGGCGCGATCTATCTCGATCTCCAGGTCAATCACAGCTTCGAGATCGCCGGCGCGAAGACGACCGCGTTCCTGTCGATCAAGAACCTGCTCGATACCGATCCGGTGCTGGTGGGCAACGGCCCGACCGGCAACAACACGCCTGCCTATCCGCAGACCAACCGCAACCTCTACGACGTCCTGGGCCGCGTGTTCCGGGTCGGTTTCCGCTTCGATTTCTAA
- a CDS encoding amidohydrolase: protein MKKMVGLTVALLSTALYVPAAANAQAKPALKAEAIANVDAHARLVQQMVDSIYSFAEPGFQEFKTSEYITGILEKEGFKVTRGVAGIPTAFTATWGEGGPLIALGSDIDGLLGLSQMPGTPRITPQVPGAPGHGEGHNSGMPLIVAAAIAARDVMIKHGIKGRLMLWPGVAEELLATKAYYVREGLFKDVDASIFAHVGNGFGTGYGDLGNNGMVSVEYSFHGKTAHAAGAPWAGRSALDAVEVMDMAWNMRREHLPLTQRSHYVITNGGGQPNVVPGEAAVWYYFREQTFDSIRQLYETGNTISQAAAMATGTTVTRRVLGYAAPNFANKPMAEAAYLNIKAVGMPKWSPEDQAFAKAIQETNGLKIQPLGTSVDPLSTPETRGKSNGGGSDDIGDIMWAVPTITIRFPSNVPSTIGHNVTAAIAMATPIAHKGAVAGAKAVAMTVLDLMTTPKLIADAKTYFNTVQKKDQKYDPVLTAADKPAIDLNTQLMAQMRPQMEKFYYDPAKYGSYLEQMGVAYPAPASPPPPATQ, encoded by the coding sequence ATGAAGAAGATGGTTGGATTGACGGTCGCCTTGCTGTCCACCGCGCTTTACGTTCCCGCCGCCGCCAACGCTCAGGCCAAGCCGGCGCTGAAGGCCGAGGCGATCGCCAATGTCGATGCCCATGCCAGGCTGGTGCAGCAGATGGTCGATTCCATCTACAGCTTCGCCGAACCGGGCTTCCAGGAGTTCAAGACCTCCGAATACATCACCGGCATCCTCGAAAAGGAAGGCTTCAAGGTCACGCGCGGCGTGGCGGGCATTCCCACCGCCTTCACCGCGACCTGGGGCGAGGGTGGTCCGCTGATCGCGCTGGGCAGCGATATCGACGGGCTGCTCGGCCTGTCGCAGATGCCGGGCACGCCCAGGATCACGCCGCAGGTCCCGGGCGCGCCGGGGCACGGCGAAGGCCATAATAGCGGCATGCCGCTGATCGTCGCCGCGGCGATCGCCGCCAGGGACGTCATGATCAAGCACGGCATCAAGGGCCGCCTGATGCTGTGGCCGGGCGTCGCCGAGGAGTTGCTCGCGACCAAGGCCTATTATGTCCGCGAAGGCCTGTTCAAGGATGTCGATGCTTCGATCTTCGCTCATGTCGGCAATGGATTCGGCACCGGTTACGGCGATCTCGGCAACAACGGCATGGTCTCGGTCGAATACAGCTTCCACGGCAAGACCGCGCATGCGGCGGGCGCGCCCTGGGCAGGCCGCAGCGCGCTCGACGCGGTCGAGGTGATGGACATGGCGTGGAACATGCGCCGCGAACACCTGCCGCTCACCCAGCGCTCGCATTATGTCATCACCAATGGCGGCGGGCAGCCGAACGTCGTGCCGGGCGAAGCGGCGGTCTGGTATTATTTCCGCGAGCAGACCTTCGATTCGATCCGTCAGCTCTACGAGACGGGCAACACCATCTCCCAGGCGGCGGCGATGGCGACGGGCACCACCGTCACGCGGCGCGTGCTTGGCTATGCCGCGCCCAATTTCGCCAACAAGCCGATGGCCGAGGCAGCCTATCTCAACATCAAGGCGGTCGGCATGCCGAAATGGAGCCCGGAGGACCAGGCATTCGCCAAGGCGATCCAGGAAACCAACGGCCTGAAGATCCAGCCGCTCGGCACCAGTGTCGATCCGCTCTCGACGCCCGAGACGCGCGGCAAGTCCAATGGCGGCGGCTCCGACGATATCGGCGACATCATGTGGGCGGTGCCGACCATCACCATCCGCTTCCCGTCCAACGTGCCGAGCACGATCGGCCATAATGTGACGGCGGCGATCGCGATGGCGACCCCGATCGCGCACAAGGGGGCCGTGGCCGGCGCCAAGGCGGTGGCGATGACGGTGCTCGACCTGATGACGACGCCGAAGCTGATCGCCGATGCCAAGACCTATTTCAACACGGTGCAGAAGAAGGACCAGAAATACGATCCGGTGCTGACCGCGGCCGACAAGCCGGCGATCGACCTCAACACCCAGCTGATGGCGCAGATGCGGCCCCAGATGGAGAAATTCTATTACGACCCGGCCAAATATGGCAGCTATCTCGAGCAGATGGGCGTCGCCTATCCGGCACCCGCCTCGCCGCCTCCGCCGGCCACGCAGTAA
- a CDS encoding zinc-dependent metalloprotease, whose amino-acid sequence MNKAKLLTSSLGAICLAALPLSAIARPAEPPAKGASLPARVDGFIPYYFDAAKGRVLIEIPAFDADVLYYVSAATGGGSVELPFDRGVMDSAVIRFTRVGGKVLVNEQNLRFRSLSGDAAHADGVTDSFPTSTLAALPIESEAGGKVVVDATSLFMRDAANVESQLRRANQGGFKFDAGKSSFYPKRMKAFPDNTEIETSATFVADNPGALVTGVTPDPRMMTMRIHHSFLRAPTGYTPRKADPRIGVSAIRFQDYSKPFNESPEESWITRWRLEKKDPSAAISDPVKPITIYFDPAIPTPIRHAMKQGLLWWNKAYEAAGFSNAIVALDAPADMDPMDIRYAYVLWINRDERGFSSGGTYRDPRTGEVIGSKVRMDTHRIRTVGNYWDSYSGGLPADGSGITIADPGLLSEDRMAAMPAGQRDMVLLRQALLTAHELGHAQGFGHNFASSLNDRASVMEYPTPRVKVVNGKLDLSESFQKQIGAYDTYMVRYAYTPLPAASEKARLDAIIADMRAKGILYVPETDPRWTWYDDRATPTENLREALAARAIMIANYGPQLLKPDEPVGSLRNVRLWMAYLHHRYAIESGLKYVGGLYENIVVKGETLPPTEFIPAKLQRDTLGLLMEAIEPKNLALPETLLRQLTPDPGNNLEDLSTDDVFDQLRAARILAGMVLEPLFDAAKSTRMIALAARQPDTLTFPEMVDTVFAHSWNAPADGTASDRALRRVTQQVALESMMILGGSDAAAPEARAYLLDKLSTLAATLKTKAGADALTTAFHRQTARDIAHYLEDPKANAPKTATPAWGKGPRSRFPQPPGPPLG is encoded by the coding sequence ATGAATAAGGCGAAGCTGCTTACTTCCTCACTAGGCGCGATCTGTCTGGCCGCCCTGCCCCTGTCCGCCATAGCGCGACCGGCCGAGCCGCCGGCCAAGGGTGCGTCGCTGCCCGCACGGGTCGACGGCTTCATCCCTTATTATTTCGACGCGGCGAAAGGTCGGGTGCTGATCGAGATCCCCGCATTCGACGCGGACGTGCTGTATTACGTCTCCGCCGCGACCGGCGGCGGATCGGTCGAACTGCCATTCGATCGCGGCGTGATGGACAGCGCGGTGATCCGCTTCACCCGTGTCGGCGGCAAGGTGCTGGTCAACGAGCAGAATCTACGCTTCCGTTCGCTCAGCGGAGATGCGGCGCATGCGGACGGGGTGACGGACAGTTTCCCCACCTCGACCCTGGCGGCGTTGCCGATCGAATCCGAGGCGGGCGGCAAGGTCGTCGTCGACGCGACGTCCCTCTTCATGCGCGATGCCGCCAATGTGGAATCGCAGCTCCGCCGCGCCAACCAGGGCGGCTTCAAGTTCGATGCGGGCAAGAGCAGCTTCTACCCGAAACGCATGAAGGCCTTTCCCGACAATACCGAGATCGAGACCAGCGCGACCTTCGTCGCCGACAATCCGGGCGCGCTGGTAACGGGCGTGACGCCCGACCCGCGCATGATGACGATGCGCATCCACCACAGCTTCCTGCGCGCGCCCACGGGCTACACCCCGCGCAAGGCCGATCCGCGCATCGGCGTCAGCGCGATCCGCTTCCAGGATTATTCGAAACCGTTCAACGAGAGCCCGGAGGAAAGCTGGATCACGCGCTGGCGGCTTGAGAAGAAGGACCCGTCCGCAGCGATCAGCGATCCGGTGAAGCCGATCACCATCTATTTCGACCCCGCGATTCCAACGCCGATCCGCCACGCGATGAAGCAAGGGCTGCTGTGGTGGAACAAGGCCTATGAGGCGGCAGGCTTCAGCAACGCGATCGTCGCGCTGGACGCACCGGCCGACATGGACCCGATGGATATCCGCTACGCCTATGTCCTGTGGATCAACCGGGACGAGCGCGGTTTCTCCTCGGGCGGCACCTATCGCGACCCGCGCACCGGCGAGGTGATCGGATCGAAGGTGCGCATGGACACGCACCGCATCCGCACCGTCGGCAATTATTGGGACAGCTATAGCGGCGGCTTGCCGGCGGACGGCAGCGGCATCACCATCGCCGATCCCGGCCTGCTGAGCGAGGACAGGATGGCGGCGATGCCGGCCGGGCAGCGCGACATGGTGCTGCTGCGCCAGGCGCTGCTCACCGCGCACGAACTCGGACACGCCCAGGGTTTCGGCCACAACTTCGCCTCGAGCCTCAACGACCGCGCCTCGGTGATGGAATATCCCACGCCGCGGGTGAAGGTGGTGAACGGCAAGCTCGACCTGAGCGAATCCTTCCAGAAACAGATCGGCGCCTACGACACCTATATGGTGCGCTACGCCTATACCCCGCTGCCCGCCGCATCGGAAAAGGCCAGGCTCGACGCGATCATCGCCGACATGCGCGCCAAGGGTATCCTCTACGTGCCCGAGACCGATCCGCGCTGGACCTGGTATGACGACCGCGCCACGCCGACCGAGAATCTGCGCGAGGCCCTGGCCGCCCGCGCGATCATGATCGCGAATTACGGGCCGCAGCTGCTGAAGCCCGACGAGCCGGTCGGCTCGCTGCGCAATGTCCGGCTGTGGATGGCCTATCTCCACCACCGCTACGCGATCGAATCCGGCCTGAAATATGTCGGTGGCCTGTACGAGAACATCGTCGTGAAGGGCGAGACCCTGCCACCGACCGAGTTCATCCCGGCGAAGCTGCAGCGCGACACGCTCGGTCTGCTGATGGAGGCGATCGAGCCGAAGAACCTGGCGCTGCCTGAAACGCTGCTGAGGCAGCTCACCCCCGATCCCGGCAATAATCTGGAGGACCTGTCGACCGACGATGTGTTCGACCAGCTTCGCGCGGCGCGCATCCTTGCCGGCATGGTACTTGAGCCCCTGTTCGATGCCGCCAAGTCGACCCGCATGATCGCGCTTGCCGCCCGCCAGCCCGACACGCTGACCTTCCCCGAGATGGTCGATACCGTCTTCGCGCATAGCTGGAATGCACCGGCCGACGGCACCGCATCCGACCGCGCGCTGCGCCGGGTGACTCAGCAGGTCGCGCTTGAATCGATGATGATCCTCGGCGGCAGCGACGCCGCCGCGCCCGAGGCGCGGGCCTATCTGCTCGACAAGCTCTCGACGCTGGCGGCCACTCTGAAGACGAAAGCCGGCGCCGATGCGCTGACCACCGCCTTCCATCGCCAGACCGCGCGCGACATCGCGCATTATCTTGAGGACCCGAAGGCCAATGCGCCCAAGACCGCGACGCCGGCCTGGGGCAAGGGGCCACGCTCTCGCTTCCCACAGCCGCCGGGACCGCCGCTGGGCTGA
- a CDS encoding 2-dehydro-3-deoxygalactonokinase, with protein MAEPVFLAIDWGTTNRRIYAIDAHATVVASERDHRGVTSVAPGDFPTEVAGIRARFGDLPVLIAGMAGSVRGWVEVPYLACPANLTALANALHWVEPRTAIVPGLSFVGDGGDVMRGEEVQLLGSVAAGFAPPDALLCQPGTHCKWARMAGGSVAAFRTAMTGELFALLRRHSLLADFLTADVVEGPAFHAGIAASADATLLTALFGVRASVLLDLRPREEAASYVSGLLIGSDVSEQALVPGQPVHLLADPALGPLYAAAIGAYGGRPVAIDSQAGFIAGITALWRMIDAR; from the coding sequence ATGGCTGAGCCGGTCTTCCTCGCCATCGACTGGGGCACCACCAACCGCCGCATTTACGCGATCGACGCACACGCCACCGTGGTCGCGAGCGAACGCGACCATCGCGGCGTCACCTCGGTCGCGCCCGGCGACTTCCCCACCGAGGTCGCCGGCATCCGCGCCCGCTTTGGCGACTTGCCGGTCCTCATCGCCGGCATGGCCGGATCGGTGCGCGGCTGGGTCGAGGTTCCCTATCTCGCCTGCCCGGCGAACCTCACCGCATTGGCAAACGCACTGCACTGGGTCGAACCGCGGACCGCGATCGTGCCCGGCCTGTCCTTTGTCGGGGACGGCGGCGACGTGATGCGCGGCGAGGAGGTTCAGTTGCTCGGCAGCGTGGCCGCAGGCTTCGCCCCGCCCGACGCCCTGCTCTGCCAGCCCGGCACGCATTGCAAATGGGCCCGCATGGCGGGCGGCAGCGTCGCGGCTTTCCGCACGGCGATGACCGGCGAGCTGTTCGCGCTGCTCCGCCGCCACAGCCTGCTCGCCGATTTCCTGACGGCCGACGTCGTGGAGGGCCCGGCCTTTCATGCGGGCATCGCTGCCTCGGCCGACGCCACGCTGCTGACCGCTCTGTTCGGTGTCCGGGCAAGCGTGCTGCTCGACCTGCGCCCGCGCGAGGAAGCTGCCTCCTATGTCAGCGGCCTGCTGATCGGCAGCGATGTCAGCGAACAGGCGCTGGTGCCGGGCCAGCCGGTCCATCTCCTGGCCGATCCAGCGCTCGGCCCGCTCTATGCCGCCGCGATCGGGGCCTATGGCGGGCGTCCGGTCGCGATCGACAGCCAGGCCGGCTTCATCGCCGGCATCACCGCCCTGTGGAGGATGATCGATGCACGCTGA
- a CDS encoding 2-dehydro-3-deoxy-6-phosphogalactonate aldolase, giving the protein MHADFAAAMARCPLVAILRGVKPDEVEGVADALIEAGFSMIEVPLNSPDPLASIERLARRYGDTALVGGGTVLSVAQVEKVRAVGGRLIVSPNTNIDVIAAAARDGLVVLPGYFTPSEAFAAIAAGASGLKLFPAEAATPAVLSAHRAVLPPEMAVFAVGGITPEGMAPWRAAGAQGFGLGSALYRPGISPVEAGERARAFIAALGNG; this is encoded by the coding sequence ATGCACGCTGACTTCGCCGCGGCCATGGCCCGTTGTCCGCTGGTCGCGATCCTGCGCGGCGTGAAACCCGATGAGGTCGAGGGCGTCGCCGATGCACTGATCGAGGCGGGCTTCTCGATGATCGAGGTGCCGTTGAACTCGCCAGATCCGCTGGCGAGCATCGAGCGGCTGGCCCGACGCTATGGCGACACCGCGCTGGTCGGCGGCGGCACCGTGCTGTCGGTCGCCCAGGTCGAGAAGGTCCGCGCGGTGGGCGGCCGGCTGATCGTGTCGCCCAACACCAATATCGACGTCATCGCCGCCGCCGCCCGCGACGGGCTGGTCGTGCTGCCCGGCTATTTCACGCCAAGCGAAGCCTTTGCCGCGATCGCCGCCGGGGCGAGCGGCCTGAAACTGTTTCCGGCCGAGGCAGCCACCCCGGCCGTGCTGAGCGCGCACCGCGCCGTGCTGCCGCCGGAGATGGCCGTGTTCGCGGTGGGCGGGATCACGCCCGAGGGGATGGCACCGTGGCGCGCCGCCGGCGCGCAGGGTTTCGGGCTCGGCTCGGCACTCTACCGGCCGGGCATTTCGCCTGTCGAAGCTGGTGAACGCGCGCGCGCTTTCATCGCCGCATTGGGGAACGGCTGA